In Methanobrevibacter sp., the DNA window GTATTGATATTGCTGTTGTTGATGAAAATGGCAATCCTGTTCGTGATGGTAGTGTAACTGTTGTTTTACCTGATGGTAAATCCCAGAATGTTTACATATTTAATGGTCAGGCTAATGTTTATTGGACAATTCCTGAGAACTTTAAAGCTGGCAATTACGCTGTAAATATTGCTTACACAGGTAATAATAATTACCATGGATCCAGTACAAAATCCTATGTTAAGGTTCTTGCTTTAGATACTGTTGTTAGTGCTGTTGATGTTTCTGGTAAGCCTGGTAGTGCTGTTGTTGTTGAGATTGCTGTTGTTGATGAGAATGGTAATCCTGTTCGTGATGGTAGTGTAACTGTTATGTTGCCTGATGATACTATTGAGACTGCGGTTGTGAGCAATGGTAAGGCTAGTGTTACTTGGAATGTTCCTGCTGACTTTAAGGCTGGTGGTTATGATGTTAATCTTAAGTATTTAGGTAATGATGATTATAATCCTAGTGAGGGCAAGTTTAATGTTATGGTTCTTGCTTTAGATACTGTTGTTAGTGCTGTTGATGTTTCTGGTAAGCCTGGT includes these proteins:
- a CDS encoding Ig-like domain repeat protein; this encodes MSVVNASDSFTDDAALNSQDDSVELEIPVSNDGLDSQNDVIDDNGDLSDKNSDLLVSNGLKDNSVSSNPLNTVVSASDVSGKPGTVQRIDIAVVDENGNPVRDGSVTVVLPDGKSQNVYIFNGQANVYWTIPENFKAGNYAVNIAYTGNNNYHGSSTKSYVKVLALDTVVSAVDVSGKPGSAVVVEIAVVDENGNPVRDGSVTVMLPDDTIETAVVSNGKASVTWNVPADFKAGGYDVNLKYLGNDDYNPSEGKFNVMVLALDTVVSAVDVSGKPG